Proteins encoded in a region of the Zea mays cultivar B73 chromosome 2, Zm-B73-REFERENCE-NAM-5.0, whole genome shotgun sequence genome:
- the LOC103647462 gene encoding exocyst complex component EXO70B1 produces MEGFAAAELEAAERLVKRWDSTASAASSAGRGGDNQMLFDGAADRAEAERFLRAVDDLRRLAPPSPASVGSPRRASSAGGVCTAVEVAMTRLEDEFRHVLSARALDLEIEALAGLSSLSMASGRSNSDATEAAAGEEDDGSVSSSVGRRSSYRSLQSIREIDLFPADAISDLHAIASRMAAAGYGRECVQVYASVRKPAVDSALRRLGVEKLSIGDVQRLEWDALEAKIRRWIRAARAAVRGVFASERCLCLHIFNDLPLRTSTATAAAAAAPTNHDAPFAEAVKGAALQLFGFAEAISIGRRSPEKLFKIIDLHDALSDMLPDISDIFADSKAAESIYVQAAEIKSRLVDAVRGILSEFENAVLRDPSKTPVPGGTIHPLTRYVMNYSTLISDYKATLSELIISRPSASPQTAAEENEATPAFPDLDPPDPDSQLPLATHLVWIIVVLEHNLESKASLYKDAPLSHLFLMNNVHYIVHKVKDSAELRGLIGDEYLRRLTGKFRQAATSYQRTAWLKILNCLRDEGLHVSGGFSSGVSKSALRERFKAFNAVFEEAHRVQSAWYVPDTQLREELRISVLEKLLPAYRSFLGRFRHHIENSRHPELYIKYSVDDLEIAMADFFEGSPPSLHNRRRSHG; encoded by the coding sequence ATGGAGGGCTTCGCCGCGGCGGAGCTGGAGGCCGCGGAGCGGTTGGTCAAGCGGTGGGACTCCACGGCGTCGGCGGCTTCCTCGGCTGGTAGGGGCGGGGACAACCAGATGCTGTTCGACGGCGCCGCCGACCGCGCCGAGGCGGAGCGGTTCCTCCGGGCGGTGGACGACCTCCGCCGCCTGGCGCCGCCGTCGCCGGCCTCTGTCGGCAGCCCGCGCCGCGCCTCGTCCGCGGGCGGCGTCTGCACCGCAGTGGAGGTTGCCATGACTCGGCTCGAGGACGAGTTCCGCCACGTGCTGTCGGCGCGCGCGCTCGACCTCGAGATCGAGGCGCTCGCCGGCCTCAGCTCGCTTTCGATGGCCAGCGGCCGGAGTAACTCTGACGCCACAGAAGCGGCCGCTGGGGAGGAAGACGACGGCTCCGTGTCGTCCTCCGTCGGCAGGCGCAGCAGCTACCGCTCCCTGCAGAGCATCCGCGAGATTGACCTCTTCCCCGCGGACGCAATCTCCGACCTGCATGCCATCGCCTCCCGCATGGCCGCCGCGGGGTACGGCCGCGAGTGCGTCCAGGTGTACGCCTCCGTCCGCAAGCCGGCCGTCGACTCCGCCCTGCGCCGGCTCGGCGTCGAGAAGCTCAGCATCGGCGACGTCCAGCGGCTCGAGTGGGACGCTCTCGAGGCCAAGATCCGCCGCTGGATCCGCGCGGCCCGCGCCGCCGTCCGCGGCGTCTTCGCCAGCGAGCGCTGCctctgcctccacatcttcaacgaCCTCCCGCTGCGCACTTCCACCgctaccgccgccgccgccgcggctccCACCAACCACGACGCGCCCTTCGCTGAGGCCGTCAAGGGCGCGGCGCTGCAGCTCTTTGGCTTCGCTGAGGCCATCAGCATCGGGCGCCGCTCCCCGGAGAAGCTGTTCAAGATCATTGAcctccacgacgcgctctccgaTATGTTGCCTGATATCTCCGACATCTTCGCCGACTCCAAGGCCGCGGAGTCGATATACGTGCAGGCCGCCGAGATCAAGTCGCGGTTGGTCGACGCCGTTCGTGGAATACTCTCGGAGTTTGAGAACGCCGTGCTCCGCGACCCGTCCAAGACTCCAGTGCCCGGCGGCACCATCCACCCGCTCACTCGCTATGTTATGAATTACAGCACCCTCATTTCGGACTACAAGGCCACCCTCTCCGAGCTTATCATCTCGCGGCCATCAGCTAGCCCCCAAACTGCTGCTGAGGAAAATGAGGCTACACCGGCCTTCCCTGATCTCGACCCGCCCGATCCTGACAGCCAGTTGCCCCTTGCTACTCATCTTGTCTGGATTATTGTTGTTCTTGAACACAACCTTGAGAGCAAGGCGTCACTCTACAAGGATGCACCACTGTCTCATTTGTTCCTTATGAACAACGTGCACTATATTGTGCACAAAGTAAAGGATTCAGCTGAACTTAGGGGGCTAATTGGGGATGAGTATTTGAGGCGTCTCACAGGGAAATTCCGGCAGGCAGCTACAAGCTACCAGCGAACTGCATGGTTGAAGATCCTGAATTGTCTCAGAGATGAGGGTCTCCATGTTAGTGGTGGTTTTTCATCCGGGGTATCCAAATCGGCACTACGGGAGCGATTCAAGGCTTTCAATGCTGTATTTGAGGAGGCACACAGGGTCCAGTCTGCGTGGTATGTGCCAGACACACAACTGCGAGAAGAGCTTAGGATATCagttttggagaagctgctcccagCATATCGATCCTTCCTTGGAAGGTTCAGGCATCACATAGAGAACAGCAGGCACCCTGAGTTGTACATCAAGTACTCAGTTGATGATCTTGAGATAGCAATGGCAGATTTCTTTGAGGGATCTCCACCATCACTGCATAACAGGAGGAGATCTCATGGATGA